A window of Variovorax paradoxus EPS genomic DNA:
CGCATGCACCTTGGGCCGATCGCCGTCGAGCGCGATGTCACCGTTGAAGGAAAGCACCTCGACCTGCTCCTGGACCGGAATCCGCTCGTACTCCTTCCGCTCCCAGTCGAAGTAGCCGAGCACCGCGCCACGCAGCGCGCCGATGGCGCTGAAGCGGCTGGCCGAGAGCGCGTTGTCCTCCGCGAATTTCTCCAGGAGGGAGACGACGTCGTCTCCCTTGTCGAAGACCAGCGCGATGGTGCGCTCGGGGCTGGTGTTGAGGATCTTGGATTTCATGGCGAGGGGTTCCTGTGAGGTTGGGCGGGGAGTGCGCGGCGTTCAGCGCGCGGGTTTCTGCTTGCAATCCCCGGCGGACGGCTCCTTGCAGTCGTCCCGCCGCGGCGGTGCCGAGGGCGCTTCAGGCGTCTCGCCGGCGCTGTTCGGTTCGGCGTCCTGCACATGTGCGGGTGGTGTCTTCACCAGGCCGGGGTCCTTTCCCGCAGGCGCGGGCTTGGTGAGGGCGGGATCGACCGCGGCGGGGGGCTTCACGATGAAGTCCGATTGGCCGCCTGGCCTTGCCGGCGCATCGGCTGGCGCGCGCTGCGGTCCTTGCGGCGATTGCGCCGCGGCGAGCCCGGCAACCAGTGCCAGCGCACCGGCCATCAAAGCGGCTTTGGCAGCCGACGCCATCGCTGTAACTGAAGCCCCTGCAGACATCGTTCGACTCCTTCGCTCTTGCATGCGGTCCACCGTTTCACCGGGAAGTCCCTGTACATGTAGGCGCTGTTCACCGGTGACCGCAGGGCGCATTCGCAGCCTCGGCGCCTGGGGCCGCGTTGCCATTCCCGGCGTCGAATGCCACGGCGTGACCTCCTACATCCACGGCTGGATTCAAGTCGGAAACTGCACGAATCAGGGGGAGCGACAGGCCGCGACAGGCCGCATTTGCGAACAGCGGCCGTCCAGGATGGCGACCGGCATGGGGAGTTTCGGCGCCTCCTCAACGCGGGCAAAATCGCAATCCGCCACCGAGCGGCTCCATGGCCGCTTCCGTCCATCTGTAGTGAGCACGATTTGCCCGATTCCACATCTTCCGCTGCGGATGAGCCCGTCCCCTCCGAGTCCACCCCTGCCGTCCCTTCCGACGCTTCCGCCGCTTCCATGTCGGACGCGGATGCGGCCCTTATCCCGAGCTCGCTGAATTTCCCGGTCATCGGCATCGGCGCATCGGCGGGCGGTCTCGAGGCACTGCTGCGTTTCTTCGAGCACCTTCCCGCGCGTGCCGGCATGGCCTTCGTGGTGATCCTTCACCTGTCGCCCAAGCACGAAAGCAGCGCCGCCGACATCCTGCAGCGCACGACGCGCATGAAGGTGTCGCAGGTGACCAGGCCCACGCCGATCGAAGTCGACCAGGTCTACGTGATCCCGCCCGGGGTCGAGCTGACGATGAACGACGGTTACCTGCGCGTCGCGCCGAGCGAGCGCGCAAAGGGCCAGCATGTGACGGTGGACGTCTTCTTCCGCACGCTGGCCGAAGCCCACCGCGAACGCGCGGTGTCGGTCGTGATGTCGGGCACCGGCAGCGACGGGGCGGTCGGGCTCACGCGCATCAAGGAGCGCGGCGGCATCGCGATCGCGCAGGCGCCGGCCGATGCGGCGCACACCGGCATGCCGCTGGCGGCCATCGCCACCGGCATGGTCGACATCGTGCTGCCGGCCGCGGACATCGGCCAGCGGCTGATCGATCTCTGGACCAACGCCCGCCAGATCCGGATGCCCGATGCCGAGAAGATCGGCGGGTTCGTCGCACCGCCCGAAACGCAGGCGGCTGCCCAGCAGGCGGAGCAGGCACTGCAGGAAATCATCGGCCTGCTGCGCACCCACACCCGGCACGACTTCAGGCACTACAAGCGGGCCACCGTGCTGCGCCGCATCGAACGCAGGCTGCAGGTGAACCGGCTGACGGACCTGCCGGCGTACCGGGATTTCCTGCGCGAGCATCCGCAGGAGGCCGTGCCGCTGCTGCAGGACATGCTCATCAGCGTGACCAACTTCTTTCGCGACCGCGACTCCTTCGAGGCGCTGGAGCGCGATGTGCTGCCGGAACTGGTGCAGCGCAAGCAGGCGGGCGACCCGCTGCGTGCCTGGGTCGCGGGCTGCGCCACCGGCGAGGAAGCCTATTCGCTGAGCATCCTGCTGCGCGAGCAGGCGGACCTGCACGCGCGGCCGCTGGAGATCCAGATCTTCGCCACCGACATCGACGACCGCGCCATCGCCACCGCGCGCAAGGCGGTCTATGCGCAAGGCATCGTGGAAGACATGTCGCCCTCGCGGCTGCGGCAGTTCTTCATGAAGGACCATGACCAGTACCGCGTATCGACCACGGTGCGCGAGCCGGTGCTGTTCGCATCGCACAACCTGCTGCGCGATCCGCCGTTCTCGCGGCTGGACCTGATCTGCTGCCGCAACCTGCTGATTTATCTGGACCGCGCCGCGCAGGCCCATGTGCTGGAGATGTTCCGCATCGCGCTCAAGCCGGGCGGCTACCTGTTCCTGGGCACCTCCGAATCGATCGATGCGGTCGGCAGCCTCTTCACGCCGGTCGACAAGAAGAACCGCATCTTCCGCGTCAATCCCGACCTGCCGCCCGGGCGCCACATGCCGCTGATCAGCGACATGCCACCCGCGCCGCAGGCCGGCACCTTCGTGCCGCCGCGCCGGACCTCCAAGCGCACCGGCTCCGAGCGTGCGAGCTTCGCGGAACTGCACCAGGCGGCGCTGGAGCAGTTCTCGCCGCCCAGCGTGCTGATCAACGCCGAGCACGAGGTGCTGCACCTGTCGAACGGTGTCGGGCGCTTCCTGGAACGCGCGAGCGGCGAGCCTTCGAACAACCTTTTGAACAACGTGCGCCCGGACATTCGCCTGGAGCTGCGTACGGCGCTCTTCAAGGCGAACCAGACGGCGCGCAGCGTGGAAACACGGCTGGTGCAGCGGCAGGAGAACGGGCACCAGGTCTTTCTGAACATCATCGTGAGGCCGCTGCAGCCCGCGGAGGGCGAGTCGCAGCAGCTCACGCTGGTCGTCTTCGACGAGGTCGAGGAAAGCATGCGCGCGAACGACGGCGAGCCGGTCGACGCGGCGCGCGAACTGCTGATCGGGCAGCTCGAGGAAGAGATACGCCAGCTCAAGCTGCACCTGCAGGACACCGTCGAGAGCGGGGAAACCTCCACCGAGGAACTCAAGGCCTCGAATGAGGAACTGCAGGCCATCAACGAGGAGCTGCGTTCGGCCAGCGAGGAACTGGAGACGAGCAAGGAGGAGCTCCAGTCGATGAACGAGGAGCTGGTGACGGTCAACTTCGAGCTGAAGGTCAAGGTCGAGGAGCGCGGCCATATCAACGACGACCTGCAGAACCTGATCGCGTCCTCGGAGATCGCCACAGTGTTCGTGGACCGCGGCATGCACGTCAAGCGCTATACCCCGCACGCGGGCAACCTGTTCAACCTGATTCCCTCGGACCTGGGGCGTTCGCTCTTCGACATCACGAGCCGGCTGGAATACCCCGAACTCGAGGAAGACACGGCCGCGGCCTTCAACGAGTTGCGCACCATCGAGCGCCATGTGCCGAGCACCGACGGCCGGCACTTTCTCGCGCGCATCCTTCCGTACCGCACGGCCGAGGACAAGATCGAGGGCGCGATCCTCAACTTCTTCGACATTTCCGAGCTGCGCTTTGCCCAGGACAAGGTGCGTGCCGGCGAGGAGCGCCTGCGACTGGTGGCGGCAACCACGCGCGACTTCGCGATCATCACCACCGACGAGGCCGGGCTCATCACCACCTGGAACGCCGGCGCGCAGCGCATCTTCGGCTACACGGAAGAAGAGATGCTGCGCCGCCCGATCGCGGTCATCTTCACCGCCGAAGACCAGGCGCACGGCGTACCGCAGCAGGAGATGCGCCGCGCGACCGAAACGGGCCGCGCCGCGGACGAGCGCTGGCATGAGCGCAAGGACGGCAGCCGCTTCTTCTGCAGCGGCGTCACCAGCTCGCTGGACCCCGCGAGCGGCGGCGGCTTTGCCAAGATCGCGCGGGACATGACCGGCACGAAGCAGCAGGAGCTGGCGCAGGAGCACCGGCTGTTCAAGGAGAAGCAGGCCAACCTCAGCGCGCAGATGGCCAACGAGCTGAAGGACAAGTTCCTGGCCGTGATGTCGCATGAGCTCAAGCAGCCGCTGAACCTCATCCAGATGAATGCCGAGCTGCTGATGCACCTGCCGGCGGCCGCGCAGATTCCGGCCGTGCAGCGCGTGGGCGAAACCATCAAGCGCGCCGTGGCGAGCCAGACGCGGATCATCAACGACCTGCTGGACCTGTCGCGCATCCGCACGGGCAAGCTGCGGCTGTCGCGTGTGACGGTCGACCTGGGCGAGCTGGTGCAGTCGGTGGCCCAGGCCGCCGTGGCCGATGCGCCGAAGAAGAAGCTGCTGCTGGAAACCCATTGCGACGAGGCGGTGCATTGCCACGGCGACCGGGTGCGCGTCGAGCAGATCGCCTGGAACCTGCTGAGCAACGCCGTCAAGTTCACGCCCGATGGCGGACGCATCAGCGTGCGCGTGGAAACCGAGGGCGACTTCGCCAGGCTCACCGTGGCCGACACCGGCTGCGGCATCGCCGCGGAGTTCTTGCCGCACGTGTTCGGCATGTTCAACCAGGCCGACGGCGACACGGCGCTGCCCAACGGCGGGCTGGGGATCGGCCTCGCGCTCGTGCAGGAACTCGCGCTGGCGCACGGCGGCCGCGCGGAGGTGAAGTCGGCGGGGCCGGGGGAGGGCGCGGAGTTCACCGTGTGGCTGCCGGGCAGCGGCGCGACCGACAGGCCGGCCAAGAATGTGCCGCACGCCGAAGTGAGCTTCGGCGGCTGGCGAATCCTCGCGGTGGACGACTATGTCGATGCGCTGGCGCCCTTTGCCGAGGTGCTGCGCCTGGAAGGGGCCGTCGTGGACGTCGCCGACAGCGCGCGCAAGGGCCTGGAACTGCTCGACGCCAACACCTACGACCTGCTGGTGTCCGACCTCGGCATGCCCGAGATGGACGGCTACCAGTTCATCGCGGAAGTGCGCAAGCGCCCGGCCACGCGCGCGCTGCACGCGATTGCCATGTCCGGCTTCGGGCGGCGGGCCGACGCGCGCCGCGCGCTGGAAGCCGGCTTCAATGCGCACCTGCCCAAGCCCGCCTCCATCGAGGAACTGAAGGCCGCCATCGCCAGGCTCTGAAGCCGCGGCGCGGACGGCTGCAGGACGCGCCGTCCGGGGTCAGAACCCGTAGTACTTGTTGATGCTGCGGGTGTACGGCTCGTCGTAGTCGGGAATGCTGGCGGTGGCATACCGTGGCGCGCCTTCGAGCGTCGCCTTGTCCAGCGGCACCACGTAGCCGTCCTGGGCGGTGTCGTACTTCAGCATGTTCCACGGGATCGGATAGCGGTCGGTGCCGATGCCGAGAAAGCCGCCGAACTCCAGCACCGCATAGCGCACCTGGCCCGACAGCTTGTCGATCATGAGGTCGTCGATGCTCCCGAGCTTGTCGCCCGCGGTGTTGTAGACCGTCGTGCCTTCGACGCGGTCCGATGAGATGACATTGGTCGTGCTTGCCATGGCCGTTTTCTCCATGCCGACGCGCCTGGGAAGCGCCGGCGCCAGTGATGCAAAGCCCAGGCGAGTGGTGTCTCTCGCGCGTGCGAGGCGGTTCATCGGCCATGCGCGATTCGCGCTGTAGGAATTGGGCTGAGGGCGCGCGCCGGCCCTGTCGATTTGATTGACGGCGGGCTCAGGCGATGTCCGACACGCGGCGCGTCGCAACGCGGTGATGTTGGCGCGACAAGGAGCACGAAATGACGACTACGAAATCAATCAAGGCCAGTGGCGGCACCCGCATTCGGGCTGTCCGTGCTTGCGCGGGGCTGGCGGGCCTGATGATGGTCGCGGGTGCCACATTCGCGCAGGGCTCGTCGACAGGCAATCCCAAGGGATCGGTCGCGCCCAGCACGCAGGGCAATTCGGCGCGTCATCCAGCCGAGCCGGCGCGCACCGTGGACACGGGGCGCTCCGAACCCCTGGATTCGAGCAAGGGGCCGCCCGAGGTGCGAGGCAATCGCACGCAGCGGCCCGGAGGCGGATCGGCCACGGGCGGGCTCACACGGCGCAATCCGCAGGACAACGCGACCTCGCCGGCGCCGCCGCCCAGCAACGCGAACTCCAGGCCCGGCAAGTAGGCTGCCTGGCTCGCCTAGGCCTGGGCGTCCGCCGGCGTCTTTTCGTCGACCGGCTCGCGCGGCAACTCGTAGAGAAAGAAGGGCGACGTATCGGGCCGGGTGCGCTGCAGCAAGGGCTTGGCCACGTTGTAGACCGGAACGCCGTTGATGGTGCGGCCCTCTAGCGTGCCGCGATGCGCGTGGCCATGGAACACGGCGTCCATCGGGTAGCGCAGCAGCGGGGCTTCCAGCCGGCTGCTTCCGAGGAAGGGAAAGATCTCCGCCGGTTCGCCCTCGACGGTGCCGGCGATGGGCGCGTAATGCAGGAGCGCGATGCGCCGCCGTGTGCGCAGCTTGGCCAGCGCCGATTCGAGCTTCATCGCCTCGTTCAGCGCCTCCTGCACGAACAGCTTGATCGCGGGCTCGCCCCATGCACCGAGCGTGCCGCGGCCGAACCCACCGCCGAAACCCTTCACGCCCGCGATGCCCACGCCTTCGATCTCGCACGCCGAGCCGTCGAGCACGCGCACGCCCGCATGGACCAGCGTGTCGGCCACTACCTCGGGCGTGCCCGATTCGTAGTCATGGTTGCCCAGTACCGCGACCACCGGGATGTGCACTGCGCCGAGCTCCTCGGCGAGGATGCGGGCTTCTTCCTCCGTGCCGTAGTCGGTGAGATCGCCGCACAGCAAGAGCGCATCGGCCGTTTCGTCGGCCTCGGCGAACAGGCTGCGCAGCGTGCCGGCGGAGTCCTTCTGGACATGGATGTCGCCGACGGCGGCAAAGCGGATGTGGGTCGAGGATTTCGGTGCAGGCATGGCGGCTCGCTTCTTCTTTCGTCTTTAGGTTCTGGAGGTTGAGCCCAGACTGGGCCGTGCCACGCGCCGCCGTCATCGGTCTCATCCCGCAGTCGCTGTAGGCGCCTGCCGACGCACGTTGAGGCGGTTGGCTTTGCCTCCGCGCCGCCGGGCCGCGCCACCTTTCACGCATGTCATCCACGACTGCGCTCGCCCCCTCCCTCGAAGAAGAAGTCGCGCCGCATGTGGCCGATTTCTACCGCCGAAGCCTGCGCGCCCTGCGCGACGCGGGCATTCCCTTTCTGGTGGGCGGCGCCTTCTCGCTGGCCTGCTACACGGGCATCCGCCGCGCCACCAAGGACCTTGACCTGTTCATCCTGCGCGAGGACTTCGAGCGCATTGCCGCGCTGATGCAGCAGCACGGCTGGCGCACCGAGATGACCTATCCGCACTGGCTCGCGAAGGTGTACGAGGGCGACGCGTTCATCGACCTCATCTTCAACTCGGGCAACGGGGTGACGCCGGTCGATGCGCGCTGGTTCCAAGGCAACTGCCGCTCCGAGGTGTTGGGCGTGCCGGTGCACGTGGCCAATGTGGAAGACAGCCTGCTGTCCAAGGCCTTCATCATGGAACGCGAGCGCTACGACGGCGGCGACATCGCCCACCTGCTGCTGGCTCGCGCCGAGCGGCTGGACTGGGCCAACCTGCTGGATCGCTTCGGTCCGCATTGGCGGGTGCTGCTGGCCCACCTGGTCCTGTTCGGCTACATCTACCCCGGCGAGCGCCACCGCATACCGGAATGGGTCATGACCCGCCTGAGCGGCCGCCTGGCCGATGAAGCGCACGGACCCGCTGCGCCTACGGACCGCAACGTGTGCGCCGGCACCTTGCTGTCTCGCGAGCAGTATCTCCACGATGTCCAGCAGGGCGGCTATGTGGATGGGCGCCTCACGCCTGCGAGCGGCATGACGGAGCGGGACGTGGCGAAGTGGACCCAGGACATCGAGGCGCCGCCTCCGGGGGTGGTGACCGGGAACGACCCGCCTGCGGAGCCACCGGGGGAAAGCGGCGCCAGCGAGCCGCGGAGCTGAGGGCGACCAAGCCAATACGTCCTCCTCCTCCACCAGATCCTCGCATTCCAGAAGCACCCGGCAGGCCGCAAGGCTCAAGCCACGGAGCCCTTGCGCAAAGCGATCTCGGACGGCGTTACCCCAAGCGACGCCACCATCGCGAGCAGCGTGTCGCCGAAGCCGCCCCGAGCGCGCGCATCGGTTCTCGCGCTGGTCGTGACGCGCGGGCCGGTGCTCCATGCGATGCGTGCGCCGGAAGCCTCCAGGGCGTCGACCAGGGCCGCGTCCTCGCTGCATGCCAGCGGCTCGAAACCGCCGACGCGGCAATACGCTTCGGTCGCCACGCCCAGGTTGGCGCCGTGCACATGGCGGTGCCCGTCCGCGTCGACATAGTGGTGCGCGAAATGCGATTGCAGCCTGCCGCCGTCGGGGCCGTGCGCGCTCCAGTCGGCCACGTCCACCACGCCGCACACCACCTCGGCGTTCTCGGCGAGTTGCTTCACCAGCCAGTCGGGCGAGACGATGGTGTCGGCATCGGTGAAAGCCAGCCACCGCGCACCCGCTCCGATGCAGAAATCGGCGCCTCTGGCGCGCGCGATGCCGACGTTGCGCGCATCGATCTCCAGCCGCGCCACGCCGTGATGCCGCATGGCGATCGCTTCGGTGGCGTCGCTGCAGCTGTCGAGCACGACCACCACGCCGACGTGTTCGCCCTCCAGCGCCGGATGGGCCGCCGCCCGCAGCACCGCGTCCAGCGCGGCGCCGATGCGCTCGCCTTCGTTGTGCGCGGGAATCACGACGCCGATCACCGGATGCCCTCGCGCTGCGCCACCGAGCGGCCATCGCGCGCCCAGACCTGGAGCACGAAGTCGTCTTCCTCGTGCAGGGCCAGGCGCGGCAGGCCCAGTGCGGCCAGTGCGCCGTGCACGTCCCGGGTGGAGAGACTGCGCTGCGCGAAATCGGGCCGCCAGTCGCAGGCCACCAGAACGCCGTCGGCCTCCAGCGTGTCTTCGCAACAGGCTGCCAGCCGGTGCATGTCGTCGTGGTCGAGGAAGTAGCCCATCTCGCTCAGCACGATGAGATCGAAGCGGCCGGCGTCGCGCGGCCAGTCCCGGGGCAACTGATGCTGTGCGACGCGCACATTGGCGAGTTTGCTGGTGCGCTTGCGTGCGATGTCCACGGCATGCAGGGAGAAATCGCTCGCCAGCAGATCGTCGCAGCGCTGCGCCAGCGCGAGCGTGAGTTCGCCGATGCCGCAGCCCGGTTCGTAGGCCCGCCGGTAGCGCGCCTGCGGCAAGGCGGCCAGCAGCAGTGCGCGCTTGCGCGCCTCGTACCAGCGATGGCGCAGCGCATACGGGTCTTCGCTGGCCGCATAGAGCGCTTCGAAATACCGTTGCTGGTCATGCTGCATGGCCGCGGCTCACAGGAAGATCACTTCGAAGGGGCGCGCCGCGCGCTGGACCGTGGTGGCGCGCAGCACTGGACCGGAGCCGGTGGAGGCATCGCGCCGCAACTGGCTGGTGAACGCGTTGACGGCCGCGCGCTTGCGCCGCACGGCGTCTTCGTTCAGCGGGAGCCGGAAGGCGTGCGACCAGGGCATGCGCATGTCGCCGGGCCGCGACCAGTGCCAGCCCCACACCGGCACTTCCGCCAGCCGCGCGCCGGTGCTTGCGGCCGCGAGTGCGCAGGCTTCGCCCGTCGCTTCGTGGTCGGGATGGCCGTCCTGCCGCCAGGTGGTGAACACCACGTCGCCGGGCCGCAGCAGCGACACGAGCCGGGCCGCCAGCACGGCGCGCAATGCCTTGATGCCGCCATCGGGCAGGCCCAGCCGGACGGGTTCGACGGCGAGGCCCAGGCACTGCAAGGCCTTGAGGCTCTCGCGGGGCCGGGTTCGCGCAAGCCGTTCGACCGGCCACTCCGTCGAGCCGCGATGGCTGGCGGTGCCATCGGTGACGGCGATCACTTCGACGTGCCGGCCGCAGTCGGCCAGTTGCGCGAGCAGGCCGCCGACCGAAAGCACTTCGTCGTCGGGATGCGGCGCGACAACGACGCAGCGCGCGTGCGCGGGCACCAGTTCCTTCGGCGCGATCGCGGGCAGTCGTGCAAGCCCGGGCCAGCGGCTCCACTCGGCTTCGGTGGTGCCATCTCCCCGGATGGCGCGGCGCGCTACAGCGTCCATGACGAGGGCTCCTCTTTGTCGTCGGCGGCGAATTGGCCGAGTGCGGCGAGGTCGCGCTCGGCATGGCTCTGGCGCAGGAACACGGGCAGGTCCGCCATCGCGCGGGCGAAGCGCGGGTCCCGGCACAGCGGGCCGGCGCCCACGGCGCGGCCGGCATGGTGCAAGACCTCGTTGGCGGCCTGCTCGACAGCCAGGCGCGCGCGCAGGGCGGTGCGCCGCGCGCTGTCTTGCGGATGCCGGTCGATCCAGTCGGCGGCTTCGCGCAATTGCGCGGCCGCCGCGGTCAGGGCCACGTCGATGGCACCGAGGTGCGCGAGGCGATGGGTATCCGGTGCCGGCCCGCGCAGCCGATGCACGGCCTGCGCAATGCCGAGCGCGCCACCGAACCAGCACGCCGCGATGCCCGCGCCGCCTTGCCAGAAACCGGGCCGGTTCACGTAGTCGCCGGGCCGGCCGACCGGCGTGGCAATGGCGCCATCGAAACGCACATCGACGCTGGCGCTCGCAGCCATGCCGACGGCGTGCCAGCCATCGCCGGTCACGCGTACGCCGGGCTGGTCCATCGCGACGGCCGCGAGGCACGGCTCGTTCGCCGCGTTCCAGCAGCTCACGACGGCGTGCGTCACCGTCGCCGCGCCGGAGCACCACGCCTTGGTGCCTGTCAGGCGGATTCGATCGTCGCCTTCTGCATGAAGCGCGAGGCGCGCGTCGGGTGGTTCCGCACACCACGTGCCCCAGAGCGAGCCTGCGGTCGCGAGAGGCGCGCGGTCGAGTTCGGCCAGGATGGCCAGCGCATCGGTGTGTCCTTCGAACAGCTTCGCCAGCGACAGGTCGTGCGCCGCCACGTCGGTCAGCACGCGCCAGCGCGCCAGGGTCTGGCCGCTGCCGGGCCGGGGAAGCACGTCGATGCCCGCATCGGCCAGGTGCTTCAGCGCCAACCCGCAACCGTGGCGCAGTTGCAGTTGCCTCAGCAGGACGTTGTCGGGTGCCGGTTCGAACATGGGCGGCGTGCTTGGTTTGTTTGAGATGAAAACAGAAAGCAAGAAAAGGAAACTTCGGCACAAGGTAGGCAAACCATGCAACGCAAATCGTCGGTGGGCGGCTTCCGGCCGTGTAGGACCGAACAGGGGAAGCCGCAAAAACATCGTCGCCGCCATCGCGAGGCACGACCGACGCCCGGGGTCGGTCTCTTCCCACACGCTGGGGCTCGTCGCGGGAAGAGAAAAGTGGTTTTCAACTTGCCAAGGAGCAGCAGCAATGGCGAACCCGAACACCCGCAATGCCGCGAGCGGCAGCGATGCCACCACCAACGGAAACGACGACGACACCAAACCTTCGGAACACAACAAGGCAGGCCATCAGGACCCCACCTCCCGCAACGAGCCGCGCCGCACGCCCCAGAGCCGCCACGACCGCGAGAGCCATGTCGGCGGCAGCAACCAGATCCAGTCCCGGCGCGGAGGCGGCTCGTGATGAAGCCGCACGATTTCTCGCGTTGCATCGCGCTCTGCAACGCCTGCGCGGCGGCGTGCAACCACTGCGCCGCGGCCTGCGTCGAGGAAGCGTCTAGCACCATGGCGCGCTGCATCGCGCTGGACCTGGACTGCGCGGCGATCTGCACGACTGCCGCGGGCGTCATGGCGCGCAACAGCGAGAACGCGGGCCTCGTCTGCAGCCTCTGCGCCGACATCTGCAAGCTCTGCGGCACCGAATGCGCCACCCACGACATGGACCACTGCCAGCGCTGCGCCGAAGCCTGCAGGCAGTGCGAAGCGGAATGCCGGCGCATGGTGGCGGCCTGAAGCCGGCCGAGATCGCGCTGCGCAAGCTCGGCGACGCGACCGATGCCTGTCGCGAGTGCCCGTTGGGCGAGCGCGCGACGCAATCGGTCTTCGGCGAAGGGCCCGTGCATGCGAGGCTGATGGTGGTCGGTGAGCAGCCGGGCGACAAGGAGGATTTGGCGGGCCGGCCTTTCGTGGGCCCGGCCGGGCGGCTGTTCGATCGCGCCGTGGCGGAACTCGGATGGTCGCGCGATCGGCTCTACGTGACCAACGCGGTGAAGCATTTCAAGTACGAGCTGCGCGGCAAGCGCCGCATCCACAAAACCCCCGCGCAGCGCGAAGCCGATGCCTGCCACCACTGGCTCGAAAGCGAAATCGCACTGGTGGAGCCCGTCGCGTTGCTCGCGCTGGGCGCCGTTGCGGCGCGCTCGCTGCTGGGACGCCACGTGGCCGTGATGAGCGAGCGCGGCCGCTGGCATGAAGACGCGGCGGGCCGGCGGGTTCTGGTGACGCTGCATCCATCGGCGCTGCTGCGCGGCGATCCCGAGCAGCGGGACGCGGCGTGGAAGGCGTGGCTCGATGACTTGTCGCAAGCATCGGCGATCTTCGAGAAGGCGCCGCCGCGAACGCGCAAGAGGGTCGCGCCGGCGCGCGCAAGGAAAGCCGTTGCCGAGACGGCTTGATCGCACGCATGGCTTGCATGCAGGCGTGCGCGAGATCAGGCGCTTGTCCAGAAGGCCTTGGCCGAACCGATGCCGGTCGTGTCGATTTCCGGA
This region includes:
- a CDS encoding glycosyltransferase; translation: MIGVVIPAHNEGERIGAALDAVLRAAAHPALEGEHVGVVVVLDSCSDATEAIAMRHHGVARLEIDARNVGIARARGADFCIGAGARWLAFTDADTIVSPDWLVKQLAENAEVVCGVVDVADWSAHGPDGGRLQSHFAHHYVDADGHRHVHGANLGVATEAYCRVGGFEPLACSEDAALVDALEASGARIAWSTGPRVTTSARTDARARGGFGDTLLAMVASLGVTPSEIALRKGSVA
- a CDS encoding CheR family methyltransferase — its product is MSDADAALIPSSLNFPVIGIGASAGGLEALLRFFEHLPARAGMAFVVILHLSPKHESSAADILQRTTRMKVSQVTRPTPIEVDQVYVIPPGVELTMNDGYLRVAPSERAKGQHVTVDVFFRTLAEAHRERAVSVVMSGTGSDGAVGLTRIKERGGIAIAQAPADAAHTGMPLAAIATGMVDIVLPAADIGQRLIDLWTNARQIRMPDAEKIGGFVAPPETQAAAQQAEQALQEIIGLLRTHTRHDFRHYKRATVLRRIERRLQVNRLTDLPAYRDFLREHPQEAVPLLQDMLISVTNFFRDRDSFEALERDVLPELVQRKQAGDPLRAWVAGCATGEEAYSLSILLREQADLHARPLEIQIFATDIDDRAIATARKAVYAQGIVEDMSPSRLRQFFMKDHDQYRVSTTVREPVLFASHNLLRDPPFSRLDLICCRNLLIYLDRAAQAHVLEMFRIALKPGGYLFLGTSESIDAVGSLFTPVDKKNRIFRVNPDLPPGRHMPLISDMPPAPQAGTFVPPRRTSKRTGSERASFAELHQAALEQFSPPSVLINAEHEVLHLSNGVGRFLERASGEPSNNLLNNVRPDIRLELRTALFKANQTARSVETRLVQRQENGHQVFLNIIVRPLQPAEGESQQLTLVVFDEVEESMRANDGEPVDAARELLIGQLEEEIRQLKLHLQDTVESGETSTEELKASNEELQAINEELRSASEELETSKEELQSMNEELVTVNFELKVKVEERGHINDDLQNLIASSEIATVFVDRGMHVKRYTPHAGNLFNLIPSDLGRSLFDITSRLEYPELEEDTAAAFNELRTIERHVPSTDGRHFLARILPYRTAEDKIEGAILNFFDISELRFAQDKVRAGEERLRLVAATTRDFAIITTDEAGLITTWNAGAQRIFGYTEEEMLRRPIAVIFTAEDQAHGVPQQEMRRATETGRAADERWHERKDGSRFFCSGVTSSLDPASGGGFAKIARDMTGTKQQELAQEHRLFKEKQANLSAQMANELKDKFLAVMSHELKQPLNLIQMNAELLMHLPAAAQIPAVQRVGETIKRAVASQTRIINDLLDLSRIRTGKLRLSRVTVDLGELVQSVAQAAVADAPKKKLLLETHCDEAVHCHGDRVRVEQIAWNLLSNAVKFTPDGGRISVRVETEGDFARLTVADTGCGIAAEFLPHVFGMFNQADGDTALPNGGLGIGLALVQELALAHGGRAEVKSAGPGEGAEFTVWLPGSGATDRPAKNVPHAEVSFGGWRILAVDDYVDALAPFAEVLRLEGAVVDVADSARKGLELLDANTYDLLVSDLGMPEMDGYQFIAEVRKRPATRALHAIAMSGFGRRADARRALEAGFNAHLPKPASIEELKAAIARL
- a CDS encoding nucleotidyltransferase; this translates as MSSTTALAPSLEEEVAPHVADFYRRSLRALRDAGIPFLVGGAFSLACYTGIRRATKDLDLFILREDFERIAALMQQHGWRTEMTYPHWLAKVYEGDAFIDLIFNSGNGVTPVDARWFQGNCRSEVLGVPVHVANVEDSLLSKAFIMERERYDGGDIAHLLLARAERLDWANLLDRFGPHWRVLLAHLVLFGYIYPGERHRIPEWVMTRLSGRLADEAHGPAAPTDRNVCAGTLLSREQYLHDVQQGGYVDGRLTPASGMTERDVAKWTQDIEAPPPGVVTGNDPPAEPPGESGASEPRS
- a CDS encoding class I SAM-dependent methyltransferase, translating into MQHDQQRYFEALYAASEDPYALRHRWYEARKRALLLAALPQARYRRAYEPGCGIGELTLALAQRCDDLLASDFSLHAVDIARKRTSKLANVRVAQHQLPRDWPRDAGRFDLIVLSEMGYFLDHDDMHRLAACCEDTLEADGVLVACDWRPDFAQRSLSTRDVHGALAALGLPRLALHEEDDFVLQVWARDGRSVAQREGIR
- a CDS encoding PRC-barrel domain-containing protein, coding for MASTTNVISSDRVEGTTVYNTAGDKLGSIDDLMIDKLSGQVRYAVLEFGGFLGIGTDRYPIPWNMLKYDTAQDGYVVPLDKATLEGAPRYATASIPDYDEPYTRSINKYYGF
- a CDS encoding metallophosphoesterase family protein, whose translation is MPAPKSSTHIRFAAVGDIHVQKDSAGTLRSLFAEADETADALLLCGDLTDYGTEEEARILAEELGAVHIPVVAVLGNHDYESGTPEVVADTLVHAGVRVLDGSACEIEGVGIAGVKGFGGGFGRGTLGAWGEPAIKLFVQEALNEAMKLESALAKLRTRRRIALLHYAPIAGTVEGEPAEIFPFLGSSRLEAPLLRYPMDAVFHGHAHRGTLEGRTINGVPVYNVAKPLLQRTRPDTSPFFLYELPREPVDEKTPADAQA
- a CDS encoding PPC domain-containing DNA-binding protein; this translates as MKSKILNTSPERTIALVFDKGDDVVSLLEKFAEDNALSASRFSAIGALRGAVLGYFDWERKEYERIPVQEQVEVLSFNGDIALDGDRPKVHAHAVLGRRDGSTIGGHVLQATVQPTLEVLLIESPGYLRKTCNPETGLALIDIDA